The Methanocaldococcus jannaschii DSM 2661 genome has a segment encoding these proteins:
- the rpa gene encoding single-strand DNA-binding protein Rpa encodes MIGDYERFKQLKKKVAEALNISEEELDRMIDKKIEENGGIILKDAALMMIAKEHGVYGEEKNDEEFLISDIEEGQIGVEITGVITDISEIKTFKRRDGSLGKYKRITIADKSGTIRMTLWDDLAELDVKVGDVIKIERARARKWRNNLELSSTSETKIKKLENYEGELPEIKDTYNIGELSPGMTATFEGEVISALPIKEFKRADGSIGKLKSFIVRDETGSIRVTLWDNLTDIDVGRGDYVRVRGYIREGYYGGLECTANYVEILKKGEKIESEEVNIEDLTKYEDGELVSVKGRVIAISNKKSVDLDGEIAKVQDIILDNGTGRVRVSFWRGKTALLENIKEGDLVRITNCRVKTFYDREGNKRTDLVATLETEVIKDENIEAPEYELKYCKIEDIYNRDVDWNDINLIAQVVEDYGVNEIEFEDKVRKVRNLLLEDGTGRIRLSLWDDLAEIEIKEGDIVEILHAYAKERGDYIDLVIGKYGRIIINPEGVEIKTNRKFIADIEDGETVEVRGAVVKILSDTLFLYLCPNCRKRVVEIDGIYNCPICGDVEPEEILRLNFVVDDGTGTLLCRAYDRRVEKMLKMNREELKNLTIEMVEDEILGEEFVLYGNVRVENDELIMVVRRVNDVDVEKEIRILEEME; translated from the coding sequence ATGATAGGAGATTATGAAAGATTTAAACAACTCAAAAAAAAGGTTGCTGAAGCATTGAATATTAGTGAGGAGGAATTAGATAGGATGATTGATAAAAAAATTGAAGAAAACGGAGGAATAATATTGAAAGATGCTGCATTAATGATGATTGCAAAAGAACATGGAGTTTATGGAGAAGAAAAAAATGATGAAGAATTTTTAATTAGTGATATTGAAGAGGGACAGATAGGCGTTGAGATAACTGGAGTTATAACTGATATCTCTGAAATAAAAACATTCAAAAGGAGAGATGGGAGTTTAGGGAAATACAAAAGAATTACAATAGCGGATAAGTCAGGAACTATAAGAATGACTTTATGGGACGATTTGGCTGAATTAGATGTAAAAGTTGGAGATGTTATTAAAATTGAAAGAGCAAGAGCAAGAAAATGGAGAAATAATTTAGAGTTGAGTTCAACATCTGAAACTAAGATTAAAAAATTAGAAAACTATGAAGGAGAACTTCCAGAGATTAAAGATACCTACAATATTGGTGAGCTAAGTCCTGGAATGACAGCAACATTTGAAGGAGAAGTTATCTCAGCTCTTCCAATCAAAGAATTTAAAAGAGCTGATGGTAGTATTGGAAAATTAAAATCATTTATTGTTAGAGATGAGACAGGAAGTATAAGAGTTACCTTATGGGATAATCTAACAGATATCGATGTTGGTAGAGGAGATTACGTTAGAGTTAGGGGCTATATAAGGGAAGGTTATTATGGGGGTTTAGAATGCACCGCAAATTATGTAGAGATATTAAAAAAAGGAGAAAAAATAGAGAGTGAAGAAGTAAATATTGAGGATTTAACAAAATATGAAGATGGAGAACTGGTGAGTGTTAAAGGTAGAGTTATAGCCATAAGTAATAAAAAAAGCGTAGATTTGGATGGAGAGATAGCAAAGGTTCAAGATATTATATTAGATAACGGCACTGGTAGAGTTAGAGTTTCATTTTGGAGAGGAAAAACTGCTTTATTGGAAAATATAAAAGAAGGGGACTTAGTTAGAATAACAAACTGTAGAGTTAAGACGTTTTATGATAGAGAAGGAAATAAAAGAACTGATTTAGTTGCCACATTAGAAACAGAAGTTATTAAAGATGAAAACATTGAAGCTCCAGAGTATGAGCTAAAATATTGCAAAATTGAAGATATTTATAATAGAGATGTTGACTGGAACGATATAAATTTAATAGCTCAAGTTGTTGAGGATTATGGAGTTAATGAAATTGAATTTGAAGATAAGGTTAGAAAAGTAAGAAATTTATTGTTAGAAGATGGAACTGGAAGAATAAGGTTGAGTTTATGGGATGATTTGGCTGAAATAGAGATTAAAGAAGGAGATATTGTAGAAATTTTACATGCCTATGCTAAGGAGAGGGGAGATTATATAGATTTGGTTATTGGAAAATATGGAAGAATAATTATAAATCCAGAAGGGGTTGAAATAAAAACCAATAGAAAGTTTATAGCAGATATTGAAGACGGAGAAACTGTTGAAGTTAGAGGGGCTGTAGTTAAGATATTGAGTGACACTCTCTTTCTTTATTTATGCCCAAATTGTAGAAAGAGGGTTGTAGAGATTGATGGAATTTATAACTGCCCTATTTGTGGAGATGTTGAGCCAGAAGAGATTTTAAGATTGAATTTTGTTGTAGATGATGGGACTGGAACTTTATTATGTAGGGCTTATGATAGAAGAGTTGAGAAGATGTTAAAAATGAATAGGGAGGAGTTAAAGAACCTAACTATAGAAATGGTGGAAGATGAAATATTAGGGGAAGAGTTTGTTTTGTATGGAAATGTTAGAGTAGAGAATGATGAATTAATTATGGTTGTTAGAAGAGTTAATGATGTAGATGTTGAGAAAGAAATAAGAATATTGGAGGAAATGGAATAA
- a CDS encoding TIGR00269 family protein: MLCSCGNEAFYYQKYSNRHLCKECFKKDIERRAKKVLGKDIIRNNVKIGIGISGGKDSLVMAYILKELFKHIPNAKLICFFVDEGIKGFRNIAEKYVKEFCKEYNLDLKIIKFEDEIGYTLDEIVKNDYLSKLNIGKPCSFCGVVRRYLLNKHALKEGCDYLAIGHNLDDFCQTILMNYVEGNIKNIIQFGKEFEGGGFVKRIKPLKLIPEEEVKLYAEINNIKYQREPCPYSSLSYRHRMKKVIEILEEEKPGVKFSILRGYEKLLKYLNVKEEIRRCEICGFPCSGNICKVCSWLIKLKEIK, from the coding sequence ATGCTATGTAGCTGTGGAAACGAAGCATTTTATTATCAAAAGTACTCAAATAGGCATCTATGTAAAGAATGTTTTAAAAAAGATATTGAAAGGAGAGCTAAAAAGGTTTTAGGGAAAGATATTATAAGAAACAATGTAAAAATAGGCATTGGAATTAGTGGAGGAAAAGATAGCTTAGTTATGGCATATATTTTAAAGGAGCTTTTTAAACATATTCCAAACGCTAAGTTAATTTGTTTTTTTGTGGATGAAGGAATAAAAGGTTTTAGGAACATAGCAGAAAAATACGTTAAAGAATTTTGTAAAGAATATAATTTAGATTTAAAGATTATAAAATTTGAGGATGAGATTGGTTATACCTTAGATGAAATTGTAAAAAATGATTATTTAAGCAAATTAAATATAGGGAAACCATGTTCCTTTTGTGGAGTAGTTAGAAGATATTTATTAAATAAACATGCTTTAAAAGAAGGCTGTGATTATTTGGCTATAGGGCATAATTTGGATGATTTCTGCCAGACAATTTTAATGAACTATGTTGAGGGAAATATAAAAAATATTATTCAGTTTGGTAAAGAATTTGAAGGAGGAGGGTTTGTTAAGAGAATCAAACCACTAAAGTTAATTCCTGAAGAGGAAGTTAAGTTATATGCTGAAATAAATAATATAAAGTATCAGAGAGAGCCATGTCCATACTCGTCTCTATCTTATAGACATAGAATGAAAAAAGTAATTGAGATTTTGGAAGAAGAAAAGCCGGGAGTTAAGTTTAGTATATTGAGAGGTTATGAGAAACTTTTAAAATATTTAAATGTTAAAGAAGAAATCAGGAGATGTGAGATATGTGGTTTTCCATGTAGTGGAAATATTTGCAAGGTATGTTCATGGCTCATAAAATTGAAGGAAATTAAATAG